The Methylophilus sp. TWE2 region CTATCTGGATACGCAACTTGACCCGAGCAGCTCTCGCGAGCCATGGGAGCGGTTTGCTAAAGACAATGCGCTGATCGATGCACATGTACGATTGGAAGTAGATGCCGAGGAAGGTGACTCTCCAACTTTGCGTTTTCTACTTCCAAGCGGTGATGAGTTGCCTATCAATATTGAAGTGAGCCGTTTGCTCTATCAACTAGATCGGGACGCTTATGTCGAGGCATTGAACGCTACACGTGGATTACCAGCTCCGGCTGCAGATGCCGTTGAATAATAAGATAGGTTGTAATAGTGTTTTGTCGCAATGGGGTGACTTAACCTGATGATGGCCTAAACATGCATAAAAATTTCTGTTTTTTGAACATATTGCAGTTATCATGTTAAAAATATCTAATTTTATTAACACGATGAGTGAGTCATGTTAACGCCGAGCTATATCATTCCCCCTCTGCCGCCAGTCGGTGTGGATTTTGATGCCCCTGTGTTGCTGAAAGCATTGGCATTGGCTCACCGCCATTTGGCGGAATTGAAAGGCTGCGCCAAGAGTATCCCCAATCAGGGCATCCTGGTCAGCACGCTGGCATTGCAAGAAGCTAAGGCGAGCTCGGAAATTGAAAGCTATGTGACTACGCAGGATGAGCTGTTTCAGGCGGATTTGCAGTTGGCAGCAGGGATATCAATAGCAGCTAAAGAAGTTTCGCGTTACCGTGAAGCCTTGATGTTGGGCTACGAGCAGATGCGTGAACAACAGGGGTTGTTGACCAATGGTTTGCTAATTAGCTTGTTTCAGATGCTGAAAAATAGCGCAGAGGAATTTCGTCAAACACCGGGCACGGTACTTAAAAACGACAAAACGGGTAAGACGGTGTTTGTACCACCGCAAGACGCGGTGGAGATTTTGCAGCATATGCATGCGCTGGAACACTTTATCAATACGGCTGAGGATGGGCTGGATGATTTGTTGAAGATGGCAGTGATTCATCATCAGTTTGAGAGCATTCACCCATTTAGTGATGGCAACGGGCGTATTGGGCGGATAGTGAGTGTACTTTATCTGAGTAAAACGGGGCTGCTAGAGGCGCCTGTGCTGTATCTTTCGCGCTTTATCAATCAGCATAAGACGGATTATTACCGTCTGCTGCAGGCTGTGCGTGATCAAGGTGATTGGCAAGCATGGCTATTGTTTATGTTGCAGGCCGTGGCTGAAACGGCACAGACTACCGTGGTGCTGGTTGAGGGAATGCGTGAGTTGATGGCGGAAACCAAGCAGCGTTTACGGCAGGAGTTGCCCAAACTCTATTCTCAGGATTTGCTTAACAACTTGTTTCGGCACCCTTATACGCGTATTGAGTTTGTACAGCGTGACCTCGGCATCACCCGCCAGACAGCCGCTAAATATTTGAAGCAGCTCGCGGCTAAAGGCATCGTGCAGGAGTTTGCGCAAGGCAAGCATATGTATTTTATTAATACACCACTGGTGCGATTGCTCACTGAAGGGGAGCGCTAATGGCATTTTTATCCGAAGCGCAAGTGGAGCAAGCACTACTGGATCAATTGCGGGCACTTGGTTACAACATTGCGTGCGAAGAAGACATTGGCCCAGACGGCAAGCAGCCGGAGCGAGAAAGTCACAATGAGGTGATACTCAAACAGCGGTTTGAGGACGCTGTAGCGAGGTTGAACCCGAGTTTGCCAGCTGAGGCGCAAAACGATGCGTTGCGGCGAGTGATGCAATCTGAACTGCCATCGCTGCTTGAAGAAAACCGCCGCATCCATAAGCTGATAACGGAGGGTGTAGACGTTGAGTACTACGCGAACGATGGTACGCTGACGGCGGGCAAAGTTACTCTGATTGATTTTGAGCACCCAGAGCATAACGATTGGCTAGTGGTGAGCCAGTTTGTGGTGATTAACGGCCAAAGCAATCGTCGACCCGATGTAGTGATCTTCGTCAATGGCTTGCCTTTAGGCGTAATAGAACTCAAGGCGCCGGGAAGTGCAGGGGCGCATCTCTTGGGTGCGTTTAACCAACTGCAGACCTACAAGCAGCAGATTCCGGCGTTGTTTAATACCAATGCACTTTTGGTGACCTCAGATGGCATTGCGGCACGGGTTGGGTCGCTCTCAGCAGACCTAGAACGCTTTATGCCTTGGCGTACCACCGACGGTACGGATGTTGCGCCTAAAGGTGCGCCAGAACTCTCGACATTGATTGAAGGCGTATTCGAGCGGCGCCGCTTACTGGCTTTGATACGCGATTTCACTGTGTTTGGTGAAACGGGTTCTGGGTTGGTCAAAATCATTGCAGGGTACCATCAATTTCATGCAGTACGGCATGCGGTTGCTTCGACGATTCGAGCTTCAGCTTGTGTACAGGGCGCAGCGCAAGATCCAGCGGATTATGGTTTGCCGAGTGTGAAGACACAGAGCCAAGGTGACAAGCGTGCGGGAGTTATCTGGCATACGCAAGGGTCGGGCAAAAGTTTCTTGATGGCGTTTTATGCAGGGCAACTGGTGCGGCATCCGGCCATGGCAAACCCAACACTGGTAGTGCTAACTGACCGCAATGATCTTGATGACCAGCTATTTGCCACTTTTTCGATGTGCCGTGACCTGATCCGGCAGACGCCGATACAGGCCGAAAGCCGTGACGATTTGCAGAAGGTGTTAAACCGGGCCTCTGGCGGTGTTATTTTTACGACGTTGCAGAAGTTTGGCGAGGTGACAGAGCCGCTCACCACAAGACGCAACGTGGTCGTCATCGCGGATGAAGCGCATCGAAGTCAGTATGGCTTTAAAGCCAAGGTGGACGCCAAGACCGGCGAAATTTCGTACGGCTTTGCCAAGTACATGCGCGACGCCTTGCCAAATGCATCATTTATCGGTTTTACTGGCACGCCGATTGAAGCGGACGATGTGAATACACCATTAGTATTCGGTAATTACATCGATGTTTACGACATTAGCCGTGCGGTGGAAGACGGTGCAACCGTGCCGATCTACTACGAATCGCGGCTGGCGCGGATTGAGCTTGATGAAGACGAGAAGCCAAAAATAGATGCTGAGGTGGAGTATCTCACCGAAGAAGATTCCGAGGCCGACCAAGAGCGCTTGAAGAAGAAGGGGTCTACGATTGAAGCCCTGGTTGGCAGCGATAAAAGACTGGCATTGGTCGCCAAAGACATGGTTGCTCACTTTGAAGATCGGGTAGCTGCGTTAGATGGTAAGGCCATGGTGGTGTGTATGAGCCGCCGCATTTGCGTGAGGTTGTACGAAGAAATTATGAAACTACGCCCCGATTGGCATAGCGATGATGACAATGCAGGCGCAATCAAGATTGTAATGACAGGGGCGGCGAGCGATCCTAAAGAATTGCAACAGCATATCGGCAATAAGGCTAGACGTGATTTATTGGCCAAGCGTGCACGCGATCCGCAAGACCCACTCAAGCTTGTGATCGTGCGGGATATGTGGCTCACCGGTTTTGACGCACCTTGCATGCATACGATGTACGTGGATAAGCCGATGCAAGGGCACGGCCTGATGCAGGCGATTGCACGCGTGAACCGCGTGTTTCGAGACAAGCCAGCGGGGCTGATTGTTGACTACATTGGCATTGCACAAAATTTGAAGTCTGCCCTACAGCAGTATTCTAAAAACGATCAGGAAAACACTGGCATTGATGAAGCTGAAGCCATTGCAGTGATGCTGGAGAAATATGAAGTTGTGAGGGATATGTTCCACGGCTACAACTATGCCTCTGCGATGAATGGCACACCACAAGAGCGTCTGGTGATGATGGCTGGGGCGATTGAGTGGATTCTCGACCTGCAGCAGAAGCTGGCGGCGAAAGAGAAAACGAATGAAGGCAAAAAAAATGCGCATCGTCGATACCAAGATGCCGTACTAGCATTGTCCAAAGCATTTGCTTTGGCATCAGCCTCTGATGAAGCACGTGATATCCGAGAGGAAGTTGGCTTCTTTCAGGCGATTCGTGCCGCGTTGGTGAAGAGCAATACAGGATCGGGTGTCACCCAGCAGGAGCGCGAACTGGCAATTCAGCAGATTGTCAGTCGTGCCGTAGTTTCGACCGAGATCGTGGATATTCTGGCCGCCGCTGGTATCAAGAGCCCGGATATCTCGATTCTTTCGGATGAGTTTCTGGTTGAAGTACAGCAGATGGAGCGCAAGAACCTTGCATTGGAAGCCTTGCGTAAGTTAATCAATGACGGCATTCGATCACGTAGCAAAGCTAACGTGGTGCAAACCAAGGCATTTTCGGAACGGTTGGAAGATGCTGTAGCACGCTATCATGCGAATGCGATCACCACTGCCGAGGTATTGCAAGAGTTGATTCAACTGGCCAAAGATATACGTGCAGCCCGTCAGCGTGGTGAGGAATCGGGACTATCTGATGAAGAAATTGCTTTTTATGATGCCCTGGCAGAAAACAATAGCGCTTTAGAGGTGATGGGCGACGATAAACTAAAACTGATCGCACACGAGTTGTTAGTAAGTCTTCGCGAAAATGTCACCGTGGACTGGGCACATAGGGATTCCGCTCGGGCGCGTATGCGAGTATTGGTAAAGCGTATTCTGCGTAAGTATGGCTACCCACCTGATCTGCAGGATGCTGCTGTGCAAACGGTCCTACAGCAAGCTGAAGCTTTGTCGTCAGGATGGAAGTTTTAATCACAGGAATTACTCACTTCCACGTACCAAAAGACAGTGCGGTTGTCTCAGTACCTTTGAGTTGTCAAGGAATCCTTGATAACTCAAAGGGAGAAAGAGTTAAAGGTACGCTATGGAAAATCAAGAACCCACCCGCGAAGAGATTAACAGTCTAACAGGCGCCACCGTTTTAGAGTTTGGCGCCAACTGGTGTGGTTACTGCCAAGCTGCACAATCAGCCATCCACGCTGAACTTACCCTTTTCCCAAATATCCGCCATATTAAAATTGAGGATGGCAAAGGCCGCCGGTTAGGGCGGTCGTTTCACGTGAAACTATGGCCGACGCTCATTTTTATGAAAGAGGGCGTTGAGCTTAAGCGCTTGGTGAGGGAGATTGATGCGGAGGAGTTGAGGTTAGGGCTTGCGTTAATTACCGCCGAGGCGTCTTAAGTGCCTTTTTAAACGGCATCTTTCCACGAGGCTTGCATGTCAATGTCATCAAAGGGTTTGGGTTTACTAAAAAAATAACCTTGTACCACTTTGCAGTCGCAACCTTTTAAATACTTGGCTTGTTCAGCCGTTTCTACGCCTTCTGCCACCAGTTCTTTACCCAGGCTTTTTGCCATGGAGATAATGGCCTGCACAATGAGTTTGTGGTCGTTGTTGTCTGCAATGCCTTGCACAAACGATTGGTCAATTTTGATCTCACTCACCGGGAATTTGTTTAAATAACTTAAGGCGGAATAGCCGGTGCCAAAGTCGTCTAGCGAGATTCTAAAGCCCAGGCTATCGAGGGCTTTTAGGGTTTTGCGGATGTGCGCGCTGTCACTTAAGAGTAGGCTTTCAGTGATCTCTAAAGTGATCCATGCTGGGTTGCAGTGGGTTTTTTTTAACAGGTGCCGGATGGAGTTGAGCAGGTTGTTATGGATAAACTGGCGGCTAGATAAGTTGATGGCGACGGTGATGGGGTCTGTGCGGCCGGTGTTCCACCTGACGGCATCTTTAAAGGCGGTTTGCATGATCCACTCACCGATCTCAATAATGAATCCTGAATCTTCTGCAATGCCGATAAACCGATTGGGCGGAATCATTTCGTTGTGATTGCGGTGCCACCTTAACAGGGCTTCTACGCCGACGATTTTGTCAGTCTCTAAATTCACCTGCGGCTGATAGTGCAGCAAAAACTCGTCGTTTTGGAGTGCGGTGCGTAGTGAGCGCTCAATGTCTATGCGCTCAATGGTGGTTTGCGAGAGATCGGGGGAGTAAAACTGGTAGTTGCTTCTGCCTAGTTTTTTGGCCTTGTACATGGCGATATCGGAGTACTTCACAATATCGCTGGCATCGCTGCTATGGTCTGGGCAGATCACGATGCCTATGCTGGCCGAAATAAACAGTTCAGTGCCACGGATCAGGATGGGTTGCTTGATGGACTCAAGCACTTTTTTCGCAACCAGCCCGGCATTTTTCGGGTCTTGCACGTCTGAGAGCACGATGGCGAACTCATCGCCGCCCAGGCGGGCAACGGTATCGGTCGGTCTCACTGAACGCTCAATCCGCCTGGCCATTTCATAAAGCAGCAGGTCACCTTCAGCATGGCCGAGCAAATCATTCACGGCTTTAAAGCCATCCAGGTCCAGCATCAAAAATGCAAATGAGGACGCTGCGCGCTGCGTTTTTTTAATGCAGTGATCTAGTACTTCGAGCAATGAAATACGGTTGGGTAGGCGGGTGATGGAGTCAAAATAAGCCAGGTGATGAATGCGGTCCAGGTTTTCATAGGACTGCGTCATATCTTGCCCGATGGCGATGACAGCAATGACTTCGTTGATGGCATTAAATTCGGGCGTCAGCACCGTATCCATGATTTTGTGTTTGCCATGTTGGGTGGTCAGCCGGAAGGCAACATGCTGGTTTTGGCCGCTTTGAAATACCTCGCGTATACTTTTTTCCAGCGATTTGGCAGAGGCCCCACCAGGATATTGCGAAGGGGATTTGCCGATTAGGGTGGCCGAATCTACTTCATAAAACAGGGAGTTGGCTTTGTTGAGAAAGATACGCTCACAGTCGCGATTGTATTTGGCAATGCAATTGGAAGAGTTTTCTACGATGGATTTGTATTCGTTTTCTTTTTGGATATTTTCCGTCACATCCCTGGCGTAACCCAGCGAGCCGACCACTTTGCCATCTACCACCACGGCTGATTTATAAGACTCTATCCAGTAATACTCGCCATCTGCGTTTTTAATGGGCACAGTGACGGCACTAGGCGTGGTGCTAGCCATGGCTTTTTGATCGCCATCGACATATTCCTGGGCTAAATCGGGCGGGAAAAAATCAAAATCGGTTTTGCCTATCAGCTCGGCACTGGATTTGACGCCTACCATGTTGGCATAGGCAGTATTCGCCACCAGGATGCGGCTGTCCTCATCCTTGAGCCAGACCATGAATGGAAAGTTATCAATCAGGGTCTGGATATATTGATCGCTCTCAATAGGTTGATTTTTAATTTTTTTCATAAAAGGTATGAATAGCTGATGATTTTTATCGTCCCGGTATAAATATATTCCTTAAATTGTTTTCGGTCATATTTAACTTTTCTTAAATAGAATGGCAGTTTGCAACCATCTTTATCGCTGGGTAAAGCAGGCTTTTAACCCCAGAACGCCTTTCTCCAGTTCTGCCGTGGTCAGGCTGCCAAATCCTAGCCGGATGGCATGCACACTTTGCTGTGATTCTGAAAAGAGTGTGCCGGGCAAAATGCGCACTTTGTGGGCCAGTGCCTGGGCCGCTATCGTTTCAACCTGGTAGCCCTCCTTTAAACGTAGCCAGATGGCGAGTCCGCCATCTGGGGCATCAAAGGTCACGTACTCTTTGAGTTCCTTTTTAATCAACGCAATCAGCAGGTTTCGGCGTTCGTTGTAAATCTTGAAGGTTTTGCGGATATGGCGTTTGATTTCGCCAGCGTTCATGAGCTCGGCGACGGCAAGTTCGGTGATGGAGTTACCTTGCCGGTCTATGAGCATGACCTCCTGTGCGCAGCGGTCTATCAGGCTGGGTGTGGCAACCAGGTAACCGACACGCAATCCAGGGGCGAGCACTTTAGAGAGCGAGCCGACATAGATGACGCGGCCACCGTGGTTGGTGCTCGCCAGGGGGAATACCGGGTGATACGAAAAATGAAATTCGTGGTCGTAGTCGTCTTCTACAATGGTGAAGTCGTATTGCTCAGCCAGCATCAGGAGCTTTAAGCGCCGCTCGGCGGTCATGATCACGGTGGTGGGGAACTGGTGGTGCGGGGTGACATAAATAGCGCGGATCGGGTGTTGCTGGCATAGTTTTTCCAGTGCAGTGACATCGATACCGTGTTTGTCCTGCCCCACGGTGAGGATGTTGGCACCGCAGGAGCGGAAGGCTTCTTTGGCAGCGGGATAGCTCAGTTGTTCTACCACCACATTGTCATTGGGCCGGGTGAGGATACGCGCGGCCAGGAAGATGCCCATCTGGCTACCGCGTGCGATGCAGATTTGGTCGATATCCACACTCAGGCCTCTCTCCATATTGAGCATGGTGGCAATCGATTGCCGTAATGCCAACGTGCCACGCGGATCACCATAGCCAAGGTTGTTGCCTTTGCTGGAGCCAATCAGCGCATGCCGGAATGCACGCGACAAAATGTTGAACGGGATCAGCCGTGAATCAGGAATACCATCATTGAAATCAATCACACCATTGCGGGGTGACTGATAGTTGAGGAGCGGATGCGTGGGGCCTTCCACCACATTGGCAGGCTGATGACCGGTTTTGCTTGCTTGCGGTTGTGCAGTGAAATTGGGCAGGTTGGCTGAAACAAATGAGCCACGTCTTTGCTCGGTGACCAGCCAGCCTTGGGCGATCAGTTCATCGTAGGCGAGGATGACGGTTTTGCGGTTGACCTTAAGTTGTTCCGCCAGCTCGCGTGTACCCGGCATGGCGGTAGACGGGGCCAATCTGCCTTTCTGAATTTCTTCCATGATTTGCTGGGCGATTTGCAGGTAGACCGGCAAGCCAGAGGCTTCGGCAATGGTTAATTGCAGACTCCAAGAACGTAGCATTTTCCTCTCCTTTTTTTGTGCCAGCAAACGCAACAACGGGAAAAATTCCCTTTATTTTGTTGGCAATCTGGATTAGCAAACAATCACTATATCGCATAAATGACTGGACCAGTAAGGTTCTCTAAACTGGAGGATTGTGGACCTGTAACACTCTGTTACATTTTTGAAACATTTTATTAAAGGAAAGATTCATGTCCACTACCTCTGATATTCGATTGGCATTAGATAACCAACTGACAGACTGGCGTCAGCATGCGTTGAACCTTGAAAAACAAGTGAACCAAGTGATTGTGGGACAAAGCAAAGCCGTCAGATTAATGAATATTGCGATTTTTGCCCGTGGTCATGTATTGCTGGATGGGGGCGTGGGGGTGGGTAAAACTACTTTGCTGCAATCAATTGCCCGTGGCATAGGCGGGGCGTATGAGCGGATTGAGGGCACGGTGGATTTGATGCCGAATGACCTGATTTACCACACGTTTCTAGGGCCGGATGGCAGGCCGCAAATTGATGAAGGACCGTTGTTGCGTGCGGGTGAAAATTTATCCGTCTTCTTTTTTAATGAAATCAACCGCGCCAGGCCGCAGGTACACGCCCTGATGTTGCGCGTGATGGCGGAGCGGCATATCAGTGCGTTTAAAAAAGAATACCGCATGCCGCACATGATTGTGTTTGCTGACCGCAACCAGGTGGAGAAAAACGAAACCTTTGAGATTCCTTCTGCAGCGCGTGACCGGTTCATGATGGAGATCCCGATTGAGATTCCTTCAGATCGCGAGCTGAAAAAGTCACTGGTGTTCAATACCAAATTCCAGCATGCGGAAAAACTGACGCAGCAGGTGGAAAGCAATATTCTGCAATTTGACCAGTTGAATGCGTTTTCCGACCGTTTGCAAAACTATATCCAGTCCAGCGACGTGCTTGAAGAGTACACCATGGATTTGTGGGATGCGACCCAGCATCCGGAGAAGTTTGGCGTGACCATGGACAGTGTAGATGTCAGCCGTGTGATCCAGACCGGCGCCAGTCCGCGCGGCATGGGCATGCTGATGAAAGCGGCACGCGTGAATGCCTGGTTGAATGGCCGCGACAGTTTGTATCCTGAGGATATCCATGCTGTGTTTCATGAGGTGATTTCACATCGCCTGGTATTTAACGCCGCTTACGAAAATCGCCGGACCGCGCTGGCCAGAGAGTTGACCAACAACATTATCCGTACGGTGGCCGTGCCTAGCTTGTCATTTAGCAAAGCAGCTTAAAAGCAGGTCATCATGCGATCAACACTCAAACATGCCTGGAATAAAGCCGGGCAGACAGTGCCGGGGCATCACGATGAGGGCGAAT contains the following coding sequences:
- a CDS encoding GGDEF and EAL domain-containing protein, which produces MKKIKNQPIESDQYIQTLIDNFPFMVWLKDEDSRILVANTAYANMVGVKSSAELIGKTDFDFFPPDLAQEYVDGDQKAMASTTPSAVTVPIKNADGEYYWIESYKSAVVVDGKVVGSLGYARDVTENIQKENEYKSIVENSSNCIAKYNRDCERIFLNKANSLFYEVDSATLIGKSPSQYPGGASAKSLEKSIREVFQSGQNQHVAFRLTTQHGKHKIMDTVLTPEFNAINEVIAVIAIGQDMTQSYENLDRIHHLAYFDSITRLPNRISLLEVLDHCIKKTQRAASSFAFLMLDLDGFKAVNDLLGHAEGDLLLYEMARRIERSVRPTDTVARLGGDEFAIVLSDVQDPKNAGLVAKKVLESIKQPILIRGTELFISASIGIVICPDHSSDASDIVKYSDIAMYKAKKLGRSNYQFYSPDLSQTTIERIDIERSLRTALQNDEFLLHYQPQVNLETDKIVGVEALLRWHRNHNEMIPPNRFIGIAEDSGFIIEIGEWIMQTAFKDAVRWNTGRTDPITVAINLSSRQFIHNNLLNSIRHLLKKTHCNPAWITLEITESLLLSDSAHIRKTLKALDSLGFRISLDDFGTGYSALSYLNKFPVSEIKIDQSFVQGIADNNDHKLIVQAIISMAKSLGKELVAEGVETAEQAKYLKGCDCKVVQGYFFSKPKPFDDIDMQASWKDAV
- a CDS encoding PLP-dependent aminotransferase family protein, translating into MLRSWSLQLTIAEASGLPVYLQIAQQIMEEIQKGRLAPSTAMPGTRELAEQLKVNRKTVILAYDELIAQGWLVTEQRRGSFVSANLPNFTAQPQASKTGHQPANVVEGPTHPLLNYQSPRNGVIDFNDGIPDSRLIPFNILSRAFRHALIGSSKGNNLGYGDPRGTLALRQSIATMLNMERGLSVDIDQICIARGSQMGIFLAARILTRPNDNVVVEQLSYPAAKEAFRSCGANILTVGQDKHGIDVTALEKLCQQHPIRAIYVTPHHQFPTTVIMTAERRLKLLMLAEQYDFTIVEDDYDHEFHFSYHPVFPLASTNHGGRVIYVGSLSKVLAPGLRVGYLVATPSLIDRCAQEVMLIDRQGNSITELAVAELMNAGEIKRHIRKTFKIYNERRNLLIALIKKELKEYVTFDAPDGGLAIWLRLKEGYQVETIAAQALAHKVRILPGTLFSESQQSVHAIRLGFGSLTTAELEKGVLGLKACFTQR
- a CDS encoding Fic family protein; the protein is MLTPSYIIPPLPPVGVDFDAPVLLKALALAHRHLAELKGCAKSIPNQGILVSTLALQEAKASSEIESYVTTQDELFQADLQLAAGISIAAKEVSRYREALMLGYEQMREQQGLLTNGLLISLFQMLKNSAEEFRQTPGTVLKNDKTGKTVFVPPQDAVEILQHMHALEHFINTAEDGLDDLLKMAVIHHQFESIHPFSDGNGRIGRIVSVLYLSKTGLLEAPVLYLSRFINQHKTDYYRLLQAVRDQGDWQAWLLFMLQAVAETAQTTVVLVEGMRELMAETKQRLRQELPKLYSQDLLNNLFRHPYTRIEFVQRDLGITRQTAAKYLKQLAAKGIVQEFAQGKHMYFINTPLVRLLTEGER
- a CDS encoding type I restriction endonuclease subunit R; this translates as MAFLSEAQVEQALLDQLRALGYNIACEEDIGPDGKQPERESHNEVILKQRFEDAVARLNPSLPAEAQNDALRRVMQSELPSLLEENRRIHKLITEGVDVEYYANDGTLTAGKVTLIDFEHPEHNDWLVVSQFVVINGQSNRRPDVVIFVNGLPLGVIELKAPGSAGAHLLGAFNQLQTYKQQIPALFNTNALLVTSDGIAARVGSLSADLERFMPWRTTDGTDVAPKGAPELSTLIEGVFERRRLLALIRDFTVFGETGSGLVKIIAGYHQFHAVRHAVASTIRASACVQGAAQDPADYGLPSVKTQSQGDKRAGVIWHTQGSGKSFLMAFYAGQLVRHPAMANPTLVVLTDRNDLDDQLFATFSMCRDLIRQTPIQAESRDDLQKVLNRASGGVIFTTLQKFGEVTEPLTTRRNVVVIADEAHRSQYGFKAKVDAKTGEISYGFAKYMRDALPNASFIGFTGTPIEADDVNTPLVFGNYIDVYDISRAVEDGATVPIYYESRLARIELDEDEKPKIDAEVEYLTEEDSEADQERLKKKGSTIEALVGSDKRLALVAKDMVAHFEDRVAALDGKAMVVCMSRRICVRLYEEIMKLRPDWHSDDDNAGAIKIVMTGAASDPKELQQHIGNKARRDLLAKRARDPQDPLKLVIVRDMWLTGFDAPCMHTMYVDKPMQGHGLMQAIARVNRVFRDKPAGLIVDYIGIAQNLKSALQQYSKNDQENTGIDEAEAIAVMLEKYEVVRDMFHGYNYASAMNGTPQERLVMMAGAIEWILDLQQKLAAKEKTNEGKKNAHRRYQDAVLALSKAFALASASDEARDIREEVGFFQAIRAALVKSNTGSGVTQQERELAIQQIVSRAVVSTEIVDILAAAGIKSPDISILSDEFLVEVQQMERKNLALEALRKLINDGIRSRSKANVVQTKAFSERLEDAVARYHANAITTAEVLQELIQLAKDIRAARQRGEESGLSDEEIAFYDALAENNSALEVMGDDKLKLIAHELLVSLRENVTVDWAHRDSARARMRVLVKRILRKYGYPPDLQDAAVQTVLQQAEALSSGWKF
- a CDS encoding MoxR family ATPase, which gives rise to MSTTSDIRLALDNQLTDWRQHALNLEKQVNQVIVGQSKAVRLMNIAIFARGHVLLDGGVGVGKTTLLQSIARGIGGAYERIEGTVDLMPNDLIYHTFLGPDGRPQIDEGPLLRAGENLSVFFFNEINRARPQVHALMLRVMAERHISAFKKEYRMPHMIVFADRNQVEKNETFEIPSAARDRFMMEIPIEIPSDRELKKSLVFNTKFQHAEKLTQQVESNILQFDQLNAFSDRLQNYIQSSDVLEEYTMDLWDATQHPEKFGVTMDSVDVSRVIQTGASPRGMGMLMKAARVNAWLNGRDSLYPEDIHAVFHEVISHRLVFNAAYENRRTALARELTNNIIRTVAVPSLSFSKAA
- a CDS encoding thioredoxin family protein, giving the protein MENQEPTREEINSLTGATVLEFGANWCGYCQAAQSAIHAELTLFPNIRHIKIEDGKGRRLGRSFHVKLWPTLIFMKEGVELKRLVREIDAEELRLGLALITAEAS